The sequence TTAGTGCTGCCGAAATTCATCAAAATGAACAAAAAATAACATCAGAAATATTTGATTTAAAATCAGAAATTGGAAAAAATTCGAATCAAATTGAATTTCTTTCTGAAAGTATTAAATTAAAAAGCTCAAATTATAAAAGACAAATTCAAGAAGTAAATAATTTACTTCAAAACGAACAATGGTTTAATTATTGGCAACAAAATTCGACAGCTTTTATTTTAAACCATCAAGAAATTAGTAGTCAATGGAAAAATCAGCAAAAAGAATTTGAACAAATTACAGAACAACATTTTCAGATAAAGGTTGAAATTCAGGAATCAGAAAAAACAATTCGTGAAAAAGCCGCAGAAATTCAACAATCAAAAATTGAATTGATTGAAGTTGAAAATCATTTAAATGAAATAAAAAACGAAAGAAAGAAATATTTTAATGGCGCTGCTGTTGATGCAATTGAAGCACAATTAAAAACAGAATTCGTTAATTTAATTCAAAAATCAGAAGACCAAAAGCAACTTTTACAAACGTATCAATCGCAATTAATTGAATGGAATTCGCGCAAAGAAAGTTTGATTGAACAGTTGAATCTGATTGAAATATCATTACAAAAGAATTCAAATCAAATTGAAATTTGGACAACCAAAATGCAAATTCCGTTCGAAAAAGTATTTGATTTTGTGACATTAAATGTTGAATGGCTACAAAACGAACGCAATTACATTCAAGATTTATTCACTCAAATCAGCAATCAAGAAACTTTGGTTAACGACAGAAAATCAGCTTTATCAAAACACGAATTAAACAACAAACCAACAATTTCTGAAGAAGAAATCAATACTGTTATTTTACAATTAGAAGCTGAAATCCAGTTGGCAAATGAACGTATTATTTCAATCAAAAATCAAATTGCAAATGATTCAAAAAACAGAAATTCTCAAAATACTTTATTAAAACAACGCGAAGCTTTAATTGAAATATTGACTAAATGGAGCCAGCTTAACGAATTAATTGGAAGCGCTGATGGAGCAAAATTTAAGAAAATTGCCCAAGAATACACACTTGATATTTTGTTGCGATATGCAAACATTCAATTAGAAAAAATCAATCGTAGATATACATTAGAACGCATTCCAAACACCTTGAGTTTACAAGTTATTGATAACGATATGGCTTGTGAAATTCGTTCGGTACATTCACTTTCTGGAGGCGAATCTTTCTTAGTTTCGTTAGCCTTAGCTTTGGCATTGTCATCACTTTCATCGTCAAAAATGAATATTCAATCGTTGTTTATTGACGAAGGTTTTGGAACTTTAGATGCGCAAACTTTAGCAATTGCAATGGATGCTCTGGAAAGTTTGCAAAATCAAGGTAAGAAAGTTGGCGTAATTTCTCACGTTTCTGAAATGACAGAGCGAATTCCGGTTCAAATTCATATCGAAAAGCAAGGAAATGGACGAAGTTCTATTGAAATAATTTCTATTTAAAAGGTCGTTCAAATGAACGATTTTTTTATTTAATTTTTATGAAGAAAAAACTTTAGCTTTATTATCTTAGCATAAAATTTTTAAAATGAAAACGGTTAAAATTGTTGGTGTTCCTGAGCACTTTAATTTACCATGGCAGTTTTGCCTTGAAAATGGTGAGTTTAATGAAATTGGAATTGATTTAGATTGGACCGATGTTCCTGAAGGTACCGGCAAAATGTGTCAGATGCTTCGTGAAAACGAGACCGATTTAGCCGTTATTTTAACCGAAGGTATTTTAAAAGACATTTCTAACGGAAATGAATCTGTTGTACTACAACAATATGTTGCTTCGCCTTTACAATGGGGAATTCATGTGGCGGCACAAAGTACATTTCAAACTATTTCTGATTTAAAAGATAAAAAAGTTGCCATAAGCAGAAATGGTTCTGGTTCGCAACTTATGGCAATAGTAAATGCAAAAAATGAAGGTTGGAATTCAGATGTTTTATCGTATGAGATTGTAAATACTTTAGATGGCGCAGTTATTGCTTTAACAGAAAACAAAGCCGACTATTTTATGTGGGACCGTTTTATGACGCAACCTATTGTAGATAAAAATATTTTTAGACGAATTGGAGTTTGTCCTACACCTTGGCCTTGTTTTGTAATTGTTGCTCGAAAAGAATTTTACGAAAACAACCAAGCGGTTATTAAAAACATTTTAGAAGTTATTAATTACACAACTATTGAGTTTAAACAAATACCAAGTATCGACAAAACTTTGGCTTCGCGTTACGAACAAAAGTTAGAAGACATTCAAGAATGGCTTAAGATTACAAAATGGTCGCAAAAGCAATTAACTGAAAAACAATTCGAACAAATACAAAATCAATTATTAGAATTAGGAATCATTAAATCTACCCTGAATTTTAACGAGGTTATAAAATAAATGTCAAATCCAACAATAGTTAAGCTTAAAGCCACAATTCGAAAGTTTAGGATACCTAAGCCATGGGATTCTATTGTTATTTTTATTCTGAATATTTTAATATTAATTCCTGTATTTATCATTTTACATCAGGTTTTAATTGACCCTGATTGGCCGATTCACCTTGACAGAATTTTACTTTTCTTAGCGATTATAATCGGTATGCAATTTTTGTTGAGTTATTTTAAAAGGTTTATTTTCTTTATTCTTATAATTTATCTTGGAACTTTGGTTTGGGGAACTTTGTTTCAGGGTTACGGATTTAATTCGGTTTATGAAGATTACCGAGCTATGATTTTTGCTATGTCAGCCGATGCACATCCACAGGATGTTTTTGTTTCAAAACTTTTACCTTTTCCGAATAAATCAAAAATTGAAGCTGCGGTTGAATATGATAATCCAAAAGTTA comes from Flavobacterium sp. I3-2 and encodes:
- a CDS encoding substrate-binding domain-containing protein; the encoded protein is MKTVKIVGVPEHFNLPWQFCLENGEFNEIGIDLDWTDVPEGTGKMCQMLRENETDLAVILTEGILKDISNGNESVVLQQYVASPLQWGIHVAAQSTFQTISDLKDKKVAISRNGSGSQLMAIVNAKNEGWNSDVLSYEIVNTLDGAVIALTENKADYFMWDRFMTQPIVDKNIFRRIGVCPTPWPCFVIVARKEFYENNQAVIKNILEVINYTTIEFKQIPSIDKTLASRYEQKLEDIQEWLKITKWSQKQLTEKQFEQIQNQLLELGIIKSTLNFNEVIK